One window from the genome of Cryptomeria japonica chromosome 6, Sugi_1.0, whole genome shotgun sequence encodes:
- the LOC131053718 gene encoding uncharacterized protein LOC131053718: MDKKHNRANIVWTPLTSGNFKINFDGASQGNPGKSRYGAIIRNEFGNFVGANYGPLGINTNNMAKMTGLLARLEWCVDHGIQDVEVEGDSQIILNGISKQNFENWKLEVIRPKIQRICESLNKFTFKHIYREGNSMTDWLANSGIDCDGPTQLTEKEELPDGLVEILAADKIRFPKTGIG, encoded by the coding sequence ATGGATAAGAAACATAATAGAGCCAATATAGTCTGGACACCTCTAACATCAGGAAACTTCAAGATTAATTTTGACGGAGCTAGCCAAGGTAATCCAGGTAAATCTAGATACGGTGCCATTATAAGGAACGAATTTGGCAACTTTGTTGGGGCAAATTATGGCCCATTGGGAATTAATACAAACAACATGGCAAAAATGACAGGGTTGTTAGCTAGGTTGGAATGGTGTGTGGACCATGGCATTCAGGATGTAGAAGTTGAGGGAGATTCGCAAATTATTCTGAATGGGATTTCAAAACAGaattttgaaaattggaaattGGAGGTGATACGCCCCAAAATCCAAAGAATATGCGAAAGTTTAAACAAGTTCACCTTTAAACACATCTACCGAGAGGGCAACTCGATGACGGATTGGCTGGCTAACAGTGGTATCGACTGTGATGGCCCTACACAGTTGACAGAAAAGGAGGAGCTACCGGATGGATTGGTAGAGATCCTTGCTGCAGACAAAATCAGATTTCCTAAAACTGGAATCGGATGA